In Camelus bactrianus isolate YW-2024 breed Bactrian camel chromosome 10, ASM4877302v1, whole genome shotgun sequence, a genomic segment contains:
- the BBS1 gene encoding BBSome complex member BBS1 isoform X2 produces the protein MRPVRNGWMHTTTPWPTSTPFPHAWLVVGDLGPGGQQPRLKVLKGPAVLSESPLPALPAAAVTFLMEQHEPRTPALALASGPCVYVYKNLRPYFKFSLPQLPPNPLEQDLWNQAKEDRIDPLTLKEMLEGIREKAEVPLSVQSLRFLQLELSEMEAFVNQHKSKSIKRQTVITTMTTLKKNLADEDAVSCLVLGTESKELLVLDPEAFTILAKMSLPSVPVFLEVSGQFDVEFRLAAACRNGNIYMLRRDSKRPKYCIELSAQPVGLVRVHKVLVVGSNQDSLHGFTHKGKRLWTVQMPAAILTMNLLEQCSRGLQAVMAGLANGEVRIYHDKALLNVIRTPDAVTSLCFGRYGREDNTLIMTTRGGGLIIKILKRTAVFAEGAGEAGPPPAQAVKLNVPRKTRLYVDQTLREREAGTAMHRAFQADLYLLRLRAARAYVQALESSLSPVSATAREPLKLHAVVQGLGPTFKLTLHLQNTSTARPILGLLVCFLYNEVLYALPQAFFKVPLLVPGLSYPLETFVESLSDKGISDIIKVLVLREGQSAPLLSAHINMPMSEGLAAA, from the exons ATGAGGCCAGTTCGAAATGGCTGGATGCACACTACGACCCCATGGCCAACATCCACACCTTTTCCGCATGCCTGG CTGGTGGTGGGGGACCTTGGCCCAGGGGGGCAGCAGCCCCGCCTGAAGGTGCTTAAAGGACCCGCAGTGCTGAGTGAAAGCCCACTACCTGCACTGCCAGCCGCTGCTGTCACCTTCCTCATGGAGCAGCACGAGCCCCGGACACCAGCTCTGGCACTCGCGTCAGGcccttgtgtgtatgtgtataagaATCTTAGGCCCTACTTCAAATTCAGCCTGCCCCAGTTGCCTCCAAACCCCCTGGAACAAGACCTTTGGAACCAGGCCAAGGAG GACCGGATTGACCCCTTGACCCTGAAGGAGATGCTGGAGGGCATCCG ggagaaggcagaggtgCCTTTATCTGTACAGTCACTCAG GTTTCTGCAGCTGGAGCTGAGTGAAATGGAGGCATTTGTGAACCAGCACAAGTCCAAGTCCATCAAGCGGCAG ACAGTCATCACCACCATGACCACCTTAAAGAAGAACCTGGCTGATGAGGATGCTGTGTCCTGCTTGGTGCTGGGCACTGAGAGCAAGGAGCTCCTGGTGCTGGACCCGGAGGCCTTCACCATTTTGGCCAAG ATGAGCCTTCCCAGCGTCCCTGTCTTCCTGGAAGTTTCTGGTCAGTTTGACGTAGAGTTCCGTCTTGCCGCTGCCTGCCGCAACGGGAACATCTATATGCTGAGAAG AGACTCCAAGCGCCCTAAGTACTGCATCGAGCTGAGTGCCCAGCCTGTGGGGCTTGTCCGAGTACACAAGGTCCTGGTGGTGGGCAGCAACCAAGACAGCCTGCATGGCTTCACCCACAAG GGTAAGAGGCTGTGGACAGTGCAGATGCCAGCAGCCATTCTGACCATGAACCTCCTGGAGCAGTGCTCCCGGGGTCTGCAGGCCGTCATGGCTGGGCTGGCCAATGGAGAGGTCCGCATATACCACGACAAGGCCCTGCTCAACGTCATCCGCACGCCG GATGCAGTGACCAGCCTTTGCTTTGGCCGCTACGGACGGGAAGATAACACCCTCATCATGACTACACGAG GTGGTGGCCTGATTATCAAGATCCTGAAGCGCACAGCAGTGTTTGCGGAGGGGGCAGGCGAGGCGGGCCCCCCGCCAGCCCAGGCCGTGAAGCTCAACGTGCCCCGGAAGACCCGGCTTTATGTGGATCAGACACTGCGAGAGCGGGAAGCCGGCACCG CCATGCACCGGGCCTTCCAGGCAGACCTGTACCTGCTGCGCCTCCGAGCCGCCCGTGCCTACGTGCAGGCCCTTGAGTCCAGCCTGAGCCCTGTATCTGCCACGGCCCGGGAGCCACTCAAGCTGCATGCTGTG GTTCAGGGCCTGGGCCCCACCTTTAAGCTCACACTTCACCTGCAGAATACTTCAACAGCCCGACCCATCCTGGGGCTGCTGGTCTGCTTCCTGTACAACGAGGTGCTCTATGCTCTGCCCCAGGCCTTCTTCAAG GTCCCCTTGCTGGTGCCAGGGCTCAGCTACCCCCTGGAGACCTTTGTGGAGAGTCTTAGTGACAAGGGCATCTCAGACATTATCAAG GTTCTGGTGCTTCGAGAAGGCCAGAGTGCACCCCTGCTGAGTGCCCATATCAACATGCCCATGAGTGAGGGCCTGGCAGCTGCCTGA
- the BBS1 gene encoding BBSome complex member BBS1 isoform X1 — protein MAAAFSSDSDSGRAESNEASSKWLDAHYDPMANIHTFSACLALADLHGDGEYKLVVGDLGPGGQQPRLKVLKGPAVLSESPLPALPAAAVTFLMEQHEPRTPALALASGPCVYVYKNLRPYFKFSLPQLPPNPLEQDLWNQAKEDRIDPLTLKEMLEGIREKAEVPLSVQSLRFLQLELSEMEAFVNQHKSKSIKRQTVITTMTTLKKNLADEDAVSCLVLGTESKELLVLDPEAFTILAKMSLPSVPVFLEVSGQFDVEFRLAAACRNGNIYMLRRDSKRPKYCIELSAQPVGLVRVHKVLVVGSNQDSLHGFTHKGKRLWTVQMPAAILTMNLLEQCSRGLQAVMAGLANGEVRIYHDKALLNVIRTPDAVTSLCFGRYGREDNTLIMTTRGGGLIIKILKRTAVFAEGAGEAGPPPAQAVKLNVPRKTRLYVDQTLREREAGTAMHRAFQADLYLLRLRAARAYVQALESSLSPVSATAREPLKLHAVVQGLGPTFKLTLHLQNTSTARPILGLLVCFLYNEVLYALPQAFFKVPLLVPGLSYPLETFVESLSDKGISDIIKVLVLREGQSAPLLSAHINMPMSEGLAAA, from the exons ATGGCTGCCGCGTTTTCGTCAGATTCCGACAGCGGCAGAGCTGAGAG caATGAGGCCAGTTCGAAATGGCTGGATGCACACTACGACCCCATGGCCAACATCCACACCTTTTCCGCATGCCTGG CGCTAGCAGATTTGCACGGGGATGGGGAGTACAAG CTGGTGGTGGGGGACCTTGGCCCAGGGGGGCAGCAGCCCCGCCTGAAGGTGCTTAAAGGACCCGCAGTGCTGAGTGAAAGCCCACTACCTGCACTGCCAGCCGCTGCTGTCACCTTCCTCATGGAGCAGCACGAGCCCCGGACACCAGCTCTGGCACTCGCGTCAGGcccttgtgtgtatgtgtataagaATCTTAGGCCCTACTTCAAATTCAGCCTGCCCCAGTTGCCTCCAAACCCCCTGGAACAAGACCTTTGGAACCAGGCCAAGGAG GACCGGATTGACCCCTTGACCCTGAAGGAGATGCTGGAGGGCATCCG ggagaaggcagaggtgCCTTTATCTGTACAGTCACTCAG GTTTCTGCAGCTGGAGCTGAGTGAAATGGAGGCATTTGTGAACCAGCACAAGTCCAAGTCCATCAAGCGGCAG ACAGTCATCACCACCATGACCACCTTAAAGAAGAACCTGGCTGATGAGGATGCTGTGTCCTGCTTGGTGCTGGGCACTGAGAGCAAGGAGCTCCTGGTGCTGGACCCGGAGGCCTTCACCATTTTGGCCAAG ATGAGCCTTCCCAGCGTCCCTGTCTTCCTGGAAGTTTCTGGTCAGTTTGACGTAGAGTTCCGTCTTGCCGCTGCCTGCCGCAACGGGAACATCTATATGCTGAGAAG AGACTCCAAGCGCCCTAAGTACTGCATCGAGCTGAGTGCCCAGCCTGTGGGGCTTGTCCGAGTACACAAGGTCCTGGTGGTGGGCAGCAACCAAGACAGCCTGCATGGCTTCACCCACAAG GGTAAGAGGCTGTGGACAGTGCAGATGCCAGCAGCCATTCTGACCATGAACCTCCTGGAGCAGTGCTCCCGGGGTCTGCAGGCCGTCATGGCTGGGCTGGCCAATGGAGAGGTCCGCATATACCACGACAAGGCCCTGCTCAACGTCATCCGCACGCCG GATGCAGTGACCAGCCTTTGCTTTGGCCGCTACGGACGGGAAGATAACACCCTCATCATGACTACACGAG GTGGTGGCCTGATTATCAAGATCCTGAAGCGCACAGCAGTGTTTGCGGAGGGGGCAGGCGAGGCGGGCCCCCCGCCAGCCCAGGCCGTGAAGCTCAACGTGCCCCGGAAGACCCGGCTTTATGTGGATCAGACACTGCGAGAGCGGGAAGCCGGCACCG CCATGCACCGGGCCTTCCAGGCAGACCTGTACCTGCTGCGCCTCCGAGCCGCCCGTGCCTACGTGCAGGCCCTTGAGTCCAGCCTGAGCCCTGTATCTGCCACGGCCCGGGAGCCACTCAAGCTGCATGCTGTG GTTCAGGGCCTGGGCCCCACCTTTAAGCTCACACTTCACCTGCAGAATACTTCAACAGCCCGACCCATCCTGGGGCTGCTGGTCTGCTTCCTGTACAACGAGGTGCTCTATGCTCTGCCCCAGGCCTTCTTCAAG GTCCCCTTGCTGGTGCCAGGGCTCAGCTACCCCCTGGAGACCTTTGTGGAGAGTCTTAGTGACAAGGGCATCTCAGACATTATCAAG GTTCTGGTGCTTCGAGAAGGCCAGAGTGCACCCCTGCTGAGTGCCCATATCAACATGCCCATGAGTGAGGGCCTGGCAGCTGCCTGA